One Salvia splendens isolate huo1 chromosome 22, SspV2, whole genome shotgun sequence DNA segment encodes these proteins:
- the LOC121785879 gene encoding uncharacterized protein LOC121785879 isoform X2 yields MALNLGTASTALHPTLLISPKISRHKIGLKLHHSPSPSCLKSAAALSEGTESTLSEEEDSPTHSGSSSTSARIQMDLLDQLTSSGASSQGYESDGGPTIREQLANLVGDSDDDFTIPLGKNLKKVTAKFLTTSQKRNIRRQTYLNEVSRRNDSVFFATIGAFVILPPIVILGIAIATGEIHGA; encoded by the exons ATGGCGCTGAATCTTGGAACTGCTTCCACTGCTCTCCACCCAACACTCTTAATTTCTCCCAAGATTTCGAGGCATAAAATTGGGCTGAAGCTCCATCACTCTCCCTCTCCGTCTTGTCTGAAATCGGCGGCTGCGCTGTCTGAAGGAACTGAGAGCACACTTTCGGAGGAAGAAGACTCACCTACTCATTCTG GGTCATCATCGACTTCAGCTCGGATTCAGATGGATCTCTTGGATCAACTCACATCTAGTGGAGCCTCTAGCCAAGGCTATGAGAGTGATGGTGGACCGACCATACGCGAACAGCTTGCTAATTTGGTTGGAGACAGCGATGACGATTTCACTATCCCATTGGGTAAGAATCTGAAGAAGGTGACTGCCAAGTTCCTAACCACATCACAAAAGAGAAACATTCGGAGGCAGACTTATTTGAACGAAGTATCCCGGAGGAACGACTCAGTCTTCTTTGCCACTATTGGTGCCTTCGTTATCCTCCCGCCTATTGTCATTTTAGGAATAGCAATTGCAACAG GAGAAATTCATGGAGCTTGA
- the LOC121785879 gene encoding uncharacterized protein LOC121785879 isoform X3, with the protein MALNLGTASTALHPTLLISPKISRHKIGLKLHHSPSPSCLKSAAALSEGTESTLSEEEDSPTHSGSSSTSARIQMDLLDQLTSSGASSQGYESDGGPTIREQLANLVGDSDDDFTIPLGKNLKKVTAKFLTTSQKRNIRRQTYLNEVSRRNDSVFFATIGAFVILPPIVILGIAIATDAGQFL; encoded by the exons ATGGCGCTGAATCTTGGAACTGCTTCCACTGCTCTCCACCCAACACTCTTAATTTCTCCCAAGATTTCGAGGCATAAAATTGGGCTGAAGCTCCATCACTCTCCCTCTCCGTCTTGTCTGAAATCGGCGGCTGCGCTGTCTGAAGGAACTGAGAGCACACTTTCGGAGGAAGAAGACTCACCTACTCATTCTG GGTCATCATCGACTTCAGCTCGGATTCAGATGGATCTCTTGGATCAACTCACATCTAGTGGAGCCTCTAGCCAAGGCTATGAGAGTGATGGTGGACCGACCATACGCGAACAGCTTGCTAATTTGGTTGGAGACAGCGATGACGATTTCACTATCCCATTGGGTAAGAATCTGAAGAAGGTGACTGCCAAGTTCCTAACCACATCACAAAAGAGAAACATTCGGAGGCAGACTTATTTGAACGAAGTATCCCGGAGGAACGACTCAGTCTTCTTTGCCACTATTGGTGCCTTCGTTATCCTCCCGCCTATTGTCATTTTAGGAATAGCAATTGCAACAG ATGCCGGCCAGTTCTTGTAA
- the LOC121785879 gene encoding uncharacterized protein LOC121785879 isoform X1, whose translation MALNLGTASTALHPTLLISPKISRHKIGLKLHHSPSPSCLKSAAALSEGTESTLSEEEDSPTHSGSSSTSARIQMDLLDQLTSSGASSQGYESDGGPTIREQLANLVGDSDDDFTIPLGKNLKKVTAKFLTTSQKRNIRRQTYLNEVSRRNDSVFFATIGAFVILPPIVILGIAIATGYVQLFP comes from the exons ATGGCGCTGAATCTTGGAACTGCTTCCACTGCTCTCCACCCAACACTCTTAATTTCTCCCAAGATTTCGAGGCATAAAATTGGGCTGAAGCTCCATCACTCTCCCTCTCCGTCTTGTCTGAAATCGGCGGCTGCGCTGTCTGAAGGAACTGAGAGCACACTTTCGGAGGAAGAAGACTCACCTACTCATTCTG GGTCATCATCGACTTCAGCTCGGATTCAGATGGATCTCTTGGATCAACTCACATCTAGTGGAGCCTCTAGCCAAGGCTATGAGAGTGATGGTGGACCGACCATACGCGAACAGCTTGCTAATTTGGTTGGAGACAGCGATGACGATTTCACTATCCCATTGGGTAAGAATCTGAAGAAGGTGACTGCCAAGTTCCTAACCACATCACAAAAGAGAAACATTCGGAGGCAGACTTATTTGAACGAAGTATCCCGGAGGAACGACTCAGTCTTCTTTGCCACTATTGGTGCCTTCGTTATCCTCCCGCCTATTGTCATTTTAGGAATAGCAATTGCAACAGGTTATGTGCAACTTTTCCCATAA
- the LOC121787750 gene encoding probable amino acid permease 7 has product MVEFEDKDKLSNALLRDVESSSSDSLASVKRTGTVWTAIAHIITGVIGSGVLSLAWSVAQLGWIAGPLCMVVFAIVTIFSSNILCDCYRYPHPEEGHIRNKSYAEAVGSYLGKKCMWVIGIFLHESYFGFGIAYTITSAVSMRAIMISNCYHKEGHNAPCEYGDSLFILLFGAVQLVFSQIPDFHNMEALSIMAAVMSFAYTFIGLGLGIAKVIGNGQIKGDIHGVTASNAIQKLWLSSQAFGDIAFSFNYNIILLNIQDTLKGPVEENKTMKRASSSAILITSFFFLTCGCFGYAAFGDEAPGNLLTGFGFYEPYWLVDLANVCIVLHLVGGYQIFSQPLFAAAEAEVGRKYPDSGFVHKEYTVKLPLVPSFKLNLLRLCFRSVYVAATTGLALLFPYFNQVLGVLGALNFWPLVIYFPVEMYLVQNRVRAWTGIWILLQAFKIFCLLCTIFAFIGSVEGLISNKLK; this is encoded by the exons ATGGTTGAGTTTGAAGATAAAGATAAATTATCCAATGCACTTCTCAGAGATGTTGAATCCTCATCTTCAGATTCCCTTGCTTCCGTCAAAAGAACAG GGACTGTTTGGACGGCAATTGCGCATATTATAACAGGGGTGATAGGATCAGGAGTGCTGTCATTGGCATGGAGTGTGGCTCAGTTGGGGTGGATTGCAGGCCCTCTCTGTATGGTGGTGTTTGCAATTGTCACTATTTTTTCTTCCAATATTCTTTGTGATTGCTATAGATATCCTCATCCTGAGGAGGGCCACATCAGAAATAAGTCCTATGCTGAAGCTGTGGGCTCTTATCTAG GGAAGAAGTGTATGTGGGTGATTGGAATATTTCTTCACGAAAGttattttggatttggaattgcaTATACTATAACATCTGCAGTCAGTATGAG GGCTATTATGATATCAAATTGTTACCACAAAGAGGGGCACAATGCTCCATGTGAATATGGAGACAGTTTGTTTATTCTCTTGTTCGGAGCCGTTCAGCTAGTATTCTCTCAGATACCTGACTTCCATAACATGGAGGCGCTCTCGATAATGGCTGCTGTCATGTCCTTTGCTTACACCTTCATCGGTCTAGGTCTTGGTATTGCAAAAGTTATAG GAAATGGACAGATCAAAGGCGATATACATGGTGTAACGGCAAGTAATGCAATTCAAAAACTGTGGCTCTCGTCACAAGCATTTGGAGACATAGCCTTTTCGTTTAACTACAACATAATTCTTTTGAACATTCAG GACACTCTTAAGGGACCTGTTGAAGAAAACAAGACGATGAAGAGGGCGTCATCTTCAGCCATACTTATCAcgtccttcttcttcctcacctGCGGATGCTTCGGGTATGCTGCTTTTGGCGATGAAGCTCCGGGAAATCTTTTGACAGGCTTCGGATTCTATGAGCCCTACTGGCTCGTTGACCTTGCTAACGTGTGTATCGTTCTTCACCTCGTGGGAGGTTATCAG ATATTCAGTCAGCCATTGTTTGCAGCAGCTGAAGCAGAGGTGGGGAGGAAGTACCCGGACAGCGGGTTCGTGCACAAGGAGTACACGGTGAAGCTCCCGCTGGTGCCTAGTTTCAAGCTGAACCTTCTCCGGCTGTGCTTCAGAAGTGTGTACGTTGCAGCCACGACTGGACTGGCACTACTCTTCCCCTACTTTAACCAAGTGTTGGGAGTGCTCGGGGCGTTGAATTTCTGGCCGTTGGTGATATATTTTCCGGTGGAAATGTACCTGGTGCAGAATAGGGTGAGAGCTTGGACAGGTATATGGATACTTCTCCAAGCATTCAAGATCTTCTGCTTGCTCTGCACCATTTTCGCGTTTATCGGCTCGGTAGAAGGCCTTATATCGAACAAATTAAAATGA